The genomic region GCCCCGGTACGCGCCGGAGACCGCCTCGCCGTCCGAGTGGACGTGATGGGCGCCCGACCGTCGACGGCCCGCCCGGGGCTCGGCACCGTCAGCCTCACCGGCACGATGCTCAGGCTCGGCCCGGACAATCGGCCGGAGCAGGAGGTCATGCGGACCCGCTTCCGTGGCTGGTTCGCGCTGCGCCCGGCGGAGCCAACGCCCGAAAGCAGCCCGACGAAGACCAGCCAGCCCGGAGGCAGCCCGACGAAGACCAGCCAGCCCGGAGGCAGCCCGACGAAGACCAGCCAGCCCGGAAGCGGCCCGGCGGAGACCAGCCAGCCCGGAAGCGGCCCGGCGGAAACCGATCAGCCCGAGGGCGGCACGGCAGAAACCAGCCGGCCCGGAGTCGGCGCGGCCCAGGCCGGACGGGCCGAAGGCGTCCCGGCCCCCCGCCCGGACAGTGACCGCGCCGGGACGAAAACTCCCCACTGACGGGGGCGGAACGCCCCTGACCGGTCCGCCCCAGCACGTCGGCCGGGGCGGTCGCGGACTGTCGGGATCAGCTGGTGGGGTCGCGCAGCGGCTTGCCCTCCCGCATGTCGGCGAGGATGTCGCGCATCTCGCCGTCACCCAGCGAGTGCTTGTCGTGTTGCGCCTCGATCAGCTCGTACAGGGTGGTCTGCACCCGGCTGACCCCCGGCACGTCGACGAGTACCGACTGGCCGCGCTCACCTGCGGACTCGATGGTGAGCGTGCCGCATCCGACAAGACGCTCGATGAAGCGCTGGCTCATCGAGTGGTCGTTGACCCGGGTGAGCGGGAGGTCCCGCCGGTCGCGGGAAAAGACACCGTGTTGCAGCAGCACCCGCTCGTTTGTGAACAGGTAGTGCGTAGTGCGCCAGACCAGGAACGGCCACAGCCCGAACCAGAGCACCGCGACCAGTGCGATCGCACCGATCACGGCCAGCGCGATCGAACCACCACCGCTCTGGGGCAGCATGAGCACACCGACCACCACCGCAGCGATGGCCAGCACCAGCACCGCGATCGGCCGGATCAACGCCTTCCAGTGCGGGTGCAGGTGCAGCACGACGTGCTCGTCTTCGGTAAGCACGTCTTCGGGAAACGCCACGGAAACCTCCATCGCCGTTTGTCTGCCGCGCAGACGGTAAACCCCCCAGGGGCTCCGACGGCATCCGCCACGCGGCCCACCCGAAGTCTCCGCGATCTTGCACTTTCGGTCGCCGTTTCGCGGCCTTCGCCCGATCCGCCCGGACAACAACTGCAAGATCGCGGCGAAGACGGAGGGCGGCGAGGAGCGCTAGCGCACGTGGAGGACGTCTCCTGCGGATATTGCTTGGTTGCCGGCGGGGGTTGTCAGTAGGAGTTGGCCACCTGGGTCTACGCCTGTGGCGGTGCCGGTCACCTCGTCGCCGTTGGGAAGCAGGACGCGCACCTCGCGGCCGACTGTGGCGCAGGACGCCAGGTAGGCGTCGCGCAGGCCGCTGGCCACGGCGTCTCCGCCAGCGGAACGCCAGCGGGCGTACCAGTCGGCGAGCGCCCGCAGCAGTGCCCGCAGCAGCGGGTCCCGATCGGTGGCCGCCGCGCCGGACAGTTGCAGCGAGGTCGCCGGCAGCCCGGTCGGGTTCACGGGTAACTCGTCGGCGCGCAACGTCACGTTGAGGCCCATACCGAGAACGATGGCCGGCGGCTGGGCGGGCGCACCTCCCGGCACCGCCTCGGCCAGCACTCCTGCGCACTTCGCGTCGCCGATCAGCAGGTCGTTTGGCCACTTCAGAGCGGCCTCCAGCTCTGCCAGCCGGGCC from Micromonospora profundi harbors:
- a CDS encoding PH domain-containing protein; this translates as MAFPEDVLTEDEHVVLHLHPHWKALIRPIAVLVLAIAAVVVGVLMLPQSGGGSIALAVIGAIALVAVLWFGLWPFLVWRTTHYLFTNERVLLQHGVFSRDRRDLPLTRVNDHSMSQRFIERLVGCGTLTIESAGERGQSVLVDVPGVSRVQTTLYELIEAQHDKHSLGDGEMRDILADMREGKPLRDPTS
- a CDS encoding biotin--[acetyl-CoA-carboxylase] ligase, coding for MPGSPYTDLDRPPLSAARLRRALVAPHGPWARLELRTETGSTNADVAEAAAAGEPEGLVVVAERQTAGRGRRGRVWQSPARAGIATSVLLRPGDPVPDRGWPAVPTTGYGWLPLLAGVALVEAVARLAELEAALKWPNDLLIGDAKCAGVLAEAVPGGAPAQPPAIVLGMGLNVTLRADELPVNPTGLPATSLQLSGAAATDRDPLLRALLRALADWYARWRSAGGDAVASGLRDAYLASCATVGREVRVLLPNGDEVTGTATGVDPGGQLLLTTPAGNQAISAGDVLHVR
- a CDS encoding MaoC/PaaZ C-terminal domain-containing protein, which encodes MTTPETRSGTGAPAELFFEDLVPGLTVDLGTVTVDGDEMLAFARRFDPQWYHVDSALAGASRHGGVIASGFYTVSLFMRAYVDHLLSRAAADASPGLEELRWLAPVRAGDRLAVRVDVMGARPSTARPGLGTVSLTGTMLRLGPDNRPEQEVMRTRFRGWFALRPAEPTPESSPTKTSQPGGSPTKTSQPGGSPTKTSQPGSGPAETSQPGSGPAETDQPEGGTAETSRPGVGAAQAGRAEGVPAPRPDSDRAGTKTPH